Proteins found in one Gemmatimonadales bacterium genomic segment:
- a CDS encoding metal-sensing transcriptional repressor, giving the protein MTTTREVTVSTTCAPAVYLRPEVERRIQNRLKRLEGQVRGVQRLLAAHQSCDDLLVQLGAIKQAMNGIMVELFEGHIETCVAEDVRGGRGTKALASLKGALAHALRHAS; this is encoded by the coding sequence GTGACTACTACTCGTGAGGTGACTGTGTCCACGACGTGCGCCCCGGCGGTATATCTGAGGCCGGAAGTCGAGCGCCGCATCCAGAACCGGTTGAAGCGGCTCGAGGGCCAGGTGCGCGGGGTCCAGCGCCTGCTCGCCGCCCATCAATCGTGCGACGATCTGCTGGTGCAGCTCGGGGCCATCAAGCAGGCCATGAATGGCATCATGGTGGAGCTGTTCGAGGGGCATATCGAGACGTGCGTCGCTGAGGACGTGCGGGGGGGGCGTGGCACGAAGGCGCTCGCGAGTCTGAAGGGCGCGCTGGCACACGCGCTGCGGCACGCCTCATGA
- a CDS encoding mercuric transporter MerT family protein encodes MIRRVWASAGGAVAAAAASALCCAGPLVAVAVGVSGAGLASTFEPLRPYFVGATALALGVGHWSLRKEERNACEPGKPCADPRTRRMMRRTVWLATVFAAVFATFPYWSRFVL; translated from the coding sequence ATGATCCGGCGGGTCTGGGCATCGGCGGGGGGCGCCGTGGCGGCGGCCGCGGCGTCGGCGCTGTGCTGCGCGGGGCCCCTGGTCGCCGTAGCGGTGGGTGTCTCCGGGGCGGGACTCGCCAGCACCTTCGAGCCGCTGCGGCCGTACTTCGTGGGCGCGACGGCGCTCGCGCTCGGCGTCGGCCACTGGAGCCTGCGGAAGGAGGAGCGCAACGCCTGCGAGCCCGGAAAGCCGTGCGCCGATCCTCGCACCCGCCGCATGATGCGCAGGACCGTGTGGCTCGCGACGGTCTTCGCCGCGGTGTTCGCCACGTTCCCTTACTGGTCGCGGTTCGTCCTTTAG